One genomic window of Boudabousia tangfeifanii includes the following:
- a CDS encoding nucleoside deaminase, with protein MCVNDFSLLHAAMDQAMAEADQAARAGDIPVGAVVLGPDGFEIARGRNTREALGDPTGHAEVNALRAAAKMLGRWHLEDCTLVVTLEPCAMCAGAIVLARVGKVVFGAWDEKAGSAGSLRDILRDTRLNHNPQVQGGLAEAECAHQLRTYFEAKRGK; from the coding sequence ATGTGCGTTAACGATTTTTCCTTGCTGCATGCGGCGATGGACCAAGCTATGGCCGAGGCCGATCAGGCTGCCCGAGCGGGTGACATTCCCGTTGGGGCGGTAGTGCTCGGCCCTGACGGCTTTGAAATTGCTCGAGGACGCAATACCCGTGAGGCCCTCGGCGATCCTACCGGCCACGCGGAAGTTAATGCGTTGCGGGCGGCCGCGAAAATGTTGGGCCGCTGGCACCTGGAAGATTGCACTCTGGTGGTGACGCTCGAACCCTGCGCCATGTGCGCCGGGGCTATTGTCCTTGCCAGAGTAGGAAAAGTTGTTTTTGGCGCCTGGGACGAGAAAGCCGGTTCCGCTGGTTCGCTGCGAGATATTTTGCGCGATACCCGCCTCAACCACAATCCACAGGTTCAAGGTGGATTGGCCGAGGCCGAGTGCGCCCACCAACTACGCACCTACTTCGAAGCAAAGCGCGGAAAATAG
- the upp gene encoding uracil phosphoribosyltransferase, translating to MRLIDVKHPLVDHKLTTLRRSDTPSAVFRQLVDELVTLLAYEATRDILVDDVEITTPVAKTTGKRLAEPRPIVVPILRAGLGMLDGMTRLLPTAEVGFLGMKRDEVTLEIDTYANRLPEDLSDRQCYVVDPMLATGHTLIDAINFLLEKGARDVTCVCLLAAPEGLKALEEAVGDRANVTVVVAAVDERLNENSYIVPGLGDAGDRLYGIVD from the coding sequence ATGCGTTTGATTGATGTAAAACACCCGTTAGTTGACCACAAACTCACTACTTTGCGCCGCAGCGATACTCCATCTGCTGTGTTCCGCCAGCTCGTTGATGAACTGGTTACTTTGCTCGCCTACGAAGCCACCCGCGATATTTTGGTGGACGATGTCGAGATTACTACCCCAGTCGCCAAGACCACCGGCAAGCGTTTGGCTGAACCGCGCCCCATCGTGGTGCCGATTCTTCGCGCCGGCTTGGGCATGCTCGATGGCATGACTCGCCTGCTACCTACCGCCGAGGTCGGTTTCTTGGGCATGAAGCGCGACGAAGTCACCTTGGAAATCGACACCTACGCAAACCGTTTGCCTGAGGATCTTTCCGACCGCCAGTGCTACGTGGTGGACCCGATGCTCGCCACCGGCCACACCCTCATCGACGCTATCAACTTCCTGTTGGAAAAGGGTGCTCGTGACGTCACCTGCGTTTGCCTCTTGGCTGCCCCTGAAGGCCTCAAAGCCCTCGAAGAGGCCGTGGGCGACCGCGCCAATGTCACCGTCGTAGTTGCCGCTGTGGACGAACGTTTGAACGAAAACTCGTACATCGTGCCCGGTTTGGGTGACGCTGGCGACCGCCTCTACGGCATCGTCGACTGA
- a CDS encoding MetQ/NlpA family ABC transporter substrate-binding protein, giving the protein MRNLTAKAAIVLATGALALSGCGSDSQEANTGNDKVTEITVGASPVPHAKILEYINENLAEKNGIKLNIKQFDDYVQPNEALNSKDLDANFFQTKPYLDDQAPKHGWKFTPGKGVHLEPLAIYSSKLKDVNELPEGGKVGIINDPTNQARALNLLAQAGLVEVPASGDVTIHTVKPLKKFEFVEVAGPQLARSLQDVDLAVINGNFAQSAGLAPKKDGLVVESAENNPSVNLLVWREGDANPGIAKLEELLHSPEVKQYIEQTWGNGEVIPAF; this is encoded by the coding sequence ATGCGTAACCTAACCGCAAAAGCAGCCATCGTCCTAGCAACCGGCGCCCTCGCCCTCTCCGGCTGCGGCTCCGACAGCCAGGAAGCCAACACCGGTAACGACAAAGTCACCGAAATTACCGTGGGTGCTTCGCCAGTTCCTCATGCCAAGATCCTCGAATACATTAACGAAAACTTGGCCGAAAAGAACGGCATCAAGCTAAACATTAAGCAGTTCGACGACTACGTCCAGCCAAACGAAGCCCTTAACTCCAAGGACCTCGACGCTAACTTCTTCCAGACCAAGCCTTACCTCGATGACCAGGCACCAAAGCACGGCTGGAAGTTCACCCCAGGCAAGGGCGTTCACCTCGAACCACTAGCCATTTACTCCTCCAAGCTCAAGGACGTTAACGAACTTCCTGAAGGCGGCAAGGTCGGCATCATCAACGACCCAACCAACCAGGCGCGCGCCCTTAACCTGCTCGCCCAGGCTGGCCTAGTCGAGGTTCCCGCCTCCGGTGACGTCACCATCCACACCGTCAAGCCACTCAAGAAGTTCGAATTCGTCGAGGTCGCCGGCCCACAGTTGGCCCGCTCCCTCCAGGACGTTGACCTTGCCGTCATCAACGGTAACTTCGCCCAGTCCGCAGGGCTCGCCCCGAAGAAGGACGGCCTAGTGGTCGAAAGCGCCGAAAACAACCCGTCGGTAAACCTCCTCGTATGGCGTGAAGGCGACGCCAACCCTGGCATCGCCAAGCTCGAAGAACTACTACACTCCCCAGAGGTCAAGCAGTACATCGAACAGACCTGGGGCAATGGCGAAGTCATCCCAGCCTTCTGA
- a CDS encoding methionine ABC transporter permease, whose amino-acid sequence MTTLLNAVQPATLLPADGTWFHNPAIQQGLLQAIWETLEMSFVATLITVLIGLPLGLALVATSKGHLFPNPGVNSVLAVIVNFGRSIPFLILAIAIMPFTRLVSGSTLGWKATVVPLVVGAVPYFARLVESNILGIEWGKVEAAQMMGASRSRILFDVLVREASAPLVQSITILAVTIIGYGAMAGALGAGGLGQMAMNYGYSRFEPDVMVITVIMIAIIVQLTQMIGDMISRRVDHR is encoded by the coding sequence ATGACCACGCTACTAAACGCAGTACAACCTGCCACCCTACTTCCTGCGGACGGTACCTGGTTCCACAACCCAGCCATCCAGCAAGGCCTTCTGCAGGCGATTTGGGAAACCCTCGAAATGAGTTTCGTTGCCACCCTCATCACCGTGCTAATCGGGCTACCTTTGGGTCTCGCCCTAGTGGCCACCAGCAAGGGACACTTGTTTCCCAACCCGGGTGTGAACTCGGTGCTGGCGGTGATTGTTAACTTTGGTCGTTCGATCCCGTTCTTGATTCTAGCGATCGCGATTATGCCCTTCACCCGCCTAGTTTCGGGCTCCACCCTCGGTTGGAAAGCCACCGTGGTGCCACTCGTGGTCGGGGCAGTGCCTTACTTCGCCCGCCTCGTAGAATCGAATATCCTTGGCATCGAATGGGGCAAGGTAGAAGCCGCCCAAATGATGGGTGCTTCCCGCTCACGTATTCTTTTCGACGTCCTAGTCCGAGAAGCTAGCGCCCCACTGGTTCAGTCCATCACCATCCTTGCCGTCACCATCATCGGTTACGGTGCCATGGCTGGTGCCCTCGGTGCTGGCGGCCTCGGCCAGATGGCCATGAACTATGGCTACTCTCGCTTCGAACCAGACGTCATGGTTATTACCGTCATCATGATTGCGATTATCGTTCAGCTCACCCAGATGATTGGCGACATGATTAGCCGGCGTGTGGATCACCGCTGA
- a CDS encoding methionine ABC transporter ATP-binding protein yields the protein MRNFGKKAAKAPATEDNLLGGGQASSPVASENIIELIGLGKTYRSEKGQEVNALVDVNLTVRRGEIHGIVGQSGAGKSTLIRCLTALEQPTSGQVIIDGTDVSHLKQSQLREARRNIGMVFQHANLLDSRTVAQNIAYPLVLAKRPKAEIKATVDRLLDFVGLTARANSYPSELSGGQKQRVGIARALADNPPVVLCDEPTSALDTETTRQILDLLTRLQRELGVTIVIITHEMGVVREICDSVTLLEAGQVVQSGPLSEIVQDVSSALAEEIVPFPSVDYADLNLSRDVLLDVRFTSQPGKPTGSAVLGLASQLGADLAAGTFETLGNTQVGRLALTLDRRHLSEAKAAFAAQGIFVKEVEVA from the coding sequence ATGAGGAACTTCGGTAAAAAGGCCGCAAAAGCGCCGGCCACTGAGGATAATTTGCTTGGCGGTGGCCAGGCTTCCTCGCCAGTCGCTAGCGAAAACATCATTGAACTGATTGGGCTAGGCAAAACCTACCGAAGCGAAAAAGGCCAAGAAGTCAACGCTTTGGTTGACGTGAATCTAACCGTTCGTCGCGGCGAAATCCACGGCATTGTGGGCCAGTCCGGTGCCGGTAAATCAACTCTGATTCGTTGCCTCACCGCTCTTGAACAGCCTACTTCCGGCCAGGTCATCATTGACGGCACGGATGTTTCACACCTCAAGCAGTCCCAGTTGCGTGAAGCCCGCCGCAATATTGGCATGGTTTTCCAGCACGCTAACTTGTTGGATTCGCGCACTGTCGCCCAAAACATTGCCTACCCGCTAGTTTTGGCCAAGCGTCCCAAGGCAGAAATCAAAGCCACCGTCGATCGTCTACTCGACTTCGTGGGCTTGACTGCTCGCGCCAACTCTTACCCTTCAGAACTTTCCGGCGGCCAGAAACAGCGCGTCGGCATTGCGCGCGCCTTGGCCGATAACCCGCCGGTGGTGCTTTGTGACGAGCCGACCTCGGCCCTCGATACCGAAACCACCCGCCAGATCCTCGACCTGCTAACTCGTTTGCAGCGCGAACTGGGCGTCACCATCGTCATCATCACCCACGAAATGGGTGTGGTTCGAGAAATCTGCGACTCGGTTACTTTGCTCGAGGCCGGTCAGGTCGTCCAGTCTGGACCCTTGTCAGAGATTGTGCAGGATGTTTCTTCTGCTCTTGCCGAAGAAATCGTCCCGTTCCCCTCGGTTGATTACGCCGACCTGAACCTCTCCCGTGACGTGCTACTGGATGTGCGTTTTACTTCGCAGCCAGGCAAACCGACCGGTTCGGCCGTCCTCGGCCTAGCCTCACAACTTGGGGCTGACTTGGCTGCGGGCACCTTCGAAACCCTCGGCAATACTCAGGTTGGGCGTCTCGCGCTCACCCTTGATCGTCGACACCTGTCGGAGGCGAAAGCCGCCTTCGCCGCCCAAGGAATCTTTGTTAAGGAGGTGGAAGTAGCATGA
- a CDS encoding TIGR01777 family oxidoreductase has protein sequence MTENTTEKHGKANKTAPSSSQPAGFAPQQSDRTLLVAGVGLVGSALIEKAREHGWKIRTLHRSDSGQVTGVQYRENGDEFAYWNPAKHELDPAAVVGADAVVCLNGAAIAPNPWTKSRRKLLRASRLDSTETLAQTMANLPAVDRPKVFLSGSAIGFYGDRGEARLSDLDSHQVGQGFLANLCQEWEACAQVAEDAGIRTAQNRTGLVVSDRGGIGAMLEKLYRFGLGARLGDGRQWQAYIGLDDAASALLFALENDNFTGPFNLTSPVPIRNKDLHDFLSWRAKVPSPWVAPAPAVKLAGDMGKELLLASARTFPDQLEKAGFEFANPDAPSMFNRYFGAK, from the coding sequence ATGACTGAAAATACCACGGAAAAACACGGAAAAGCTAATAAAACTGCTCCTTCTTCGAGCCAGCCTGCAGGTTTTGCGCCACAGCAAAGCGATCGGACTTTGCTAGTTGCCGGGGTAGGACTGGTTGGTAGTGCCTTGATTGAAAAGGCTCGCGAGCATGGCTGGAAGATCCGCACCTTGCACCGCTCAGATAGTGGTCAAGTTACGGGCGTGCAGTACCGTGAAAATGGTGATGAGTTCGCCTACTGGAATCCAGCGAAACACGAGCTGGACCCGGCAGCAGTAGTGGGTGCTGATGCGGTGGTTTGTTTAAACGGGGCGGCCATTGCCCCAAATCCGTGGACTAAGTCTAGGCGCAAGCTATTGCGCGCTTCGCGCCTCGATTCGACTGAGACTTTGGCTCAAACTATGGCAAATTTGCCAGCCGTGGACCGACCAAAGGTGTTCCTTTCAGGGAGTGCGATCGGTTTTTATGGGGATCGGGGCGAGGCTCGCCTGTCCGACCTCGATTCGCACCAGGTTGGTCAAGGGTTCCTAGCTAACTTGTGCCAGGAGTGGGAGGCTTGCGCGCAGGTGGCCGAGGACGCCGGCATCCGAACTGCCCAAAACCGCACCGGGTTAGTAGTTTCTGACCGCGGCGGCATTGGTGCCATGCTTGAAAAGCTCTACCGTTTCGGTTTAGGTGCTCGCCTAGGTGATGGCCGCCAGTGGCAGGCTTACATTGGTTTGGATGATGCGGCCAGTGCCCTACTTTTCGCCCTCGAAAACGATAACTTTACCGGGCCGTTTAACCTGACTTCGCCCGTGCCCATTCGTAATAAGGATCTGCATGATTTCTTGTCGTGGCGGGCCAAGGTTCCCTCCCCGTGGGTAGCTCCCGCGCCGGCAGTAAAACTCGCTGGCGATATGGGCAAAGAATTGTTGTTGGCTTCGGCCCGTACTTTCCCAGACCAGCTCGAAAAGGCTGGATTTGAGTTTGCCAACCCAGACGCTCCTAGCATGTTTAACCGCTACTTCGGAGCAAAGTAA
- a CDS encoding polysaccharide deacetylase family protein: MIKSSQWLTIGALAISGALLAGCSPASKSEPAPAPRVSTPAATVAPTVEPTVPATPAAPSASPTPTPSPEPAKEPTKEEKPQPTPETGKKPEDPKKDDKKPADNKDNQAKPGDKGDKKGDQDKGKDASKPPAGENNVQVSSGLNSDQGGPNCAEVKCVALTFDDGPGEYTAATLDALKKAGVKATFFVMGKNVIEHPDLVKREAQEGNAVGNHSWNHPQLTQVSNKGLGHQILDTNNEIKKILGVGTHLMRPPYGAVNHRVRNYLAENQQAVILWDVDTLDWKHKNVDKAMEFIRQEVKPGGIILMHDIHPVAPKVVPIVVAELKKQGYHFVTIPQLFADKGLIPGAKHFGHDQILK, from the coding sequence ATGATTAAGTCTTCACAGTGGCTTACCATTGGCGCGCTCGCGATCAGTGGTGCACTTCTAGCAGGTTGTTCTCCTGCTTCTAAATCAGAGCCGGCCCCAGCACCGCGAGTAAGCACTCCTGCTGCTACCGTTGCTCCCACTGTGGAACCGACCGTCCCAGCAACCCCAGCGGCGCCCTCGGCCAGCCCCACACCAACACCAAGTCCGGAACCTGCCAAGGAACCAACTAAGGAAGAAAAACCGCAGCCTACCCCAGAAACTGGGAAGAAGCCGGAAGATCCTAAGAAGGACGACAAGAAGCCTGCTGACAATAAAGACAACCAGGCCAAACCGGGCGACAAGGGTGACAAGAAGGGCGACCAAGACAAAGGTAAGGATGCCTCCAAACCACCAGCCGGGGAAAACAACGTACAGGTTAGCTCTGGTCTGAACTCCGACCAAGGTGGCCCGAACTGTGCCGAAGTTAAGTGCGTGGCCCTCACCTTCGATGATGGCCCTGGCGAATACACCGCTGCCACCCTTGACGCGCTGAAGAAAGCCGGCGTGAAAGCCACCTTCTTCGTCATGGGTAAGAACGTAATTGAACACCCTGACCTAGTAAAGCGTGAAGCCCAAGAAGGTAACGCGGTAGGTAACCACTCGTGGAACCACCCGCAGCTCACCCAAGTTTCCAACAAGGGGCTCGGCCACCAGATCCTCGATACCAACAATGAGATCAAAAAGATTCTCGGGGTTGGCACTCACCTGATGCGCCCACCATACGGCGCAGTCAACCACCGCGTCCGCAACTACCTGGCCGAAAACCAGCAGGCAGTCATCCTCTGGGATGTGGACACGCTCGATTGGAAACACAAGAATGTTGACAAGGCAATGGAATTCATTCGTCAAGAAGTGAAGCCAGGCGGCATCATCTTGATGCACGACATTCACCCAGTCGCCCCGAAGGTGGTGCCCATCGTAGTGGCTGAACTAAAGAAACAGGGCTACCACTTCGTGACCATCCCACAGCTATTCGCTGACAAGGGCCTCATCCCAGGTGCCAAGCACTTCGGACACGATCAAATCTTGAAGTAA
- a CDS encoding MFS transporter — MNANEAKKPAGKSKIFTWPVVAWSLWDFGSAAFNAVVTTFVFSTYLTSDQMFTDSDTAQKLLSQGLTIAGIVIALLAPITGQRADRRGKGTFLLGLNTFAVVGCMVAMFWVHPDSALGPLGALWLGIILMGLGNIFFEFASVNYNAMLGRISKPENMGTISGIGWGSGYFGGILLLGLLLVGFLGDGAHWFGVPNDNHLPIRASILFSALWFGACALPVLFTIRGRKYESSEAGADDGHETIIDSYRFLGRTIKSLFKEAPQTLLFLAASAIFRDGLAGVFMYGAIIGRSVFGFDQGQIMIFAILANVVAGIATWAFGWIEDRIGPKKVIIISLVSMITCGFIVFFAHNGGQIIFWTVGLVLTAFVGPAQSASRAFLGRMIPEGREGEVFGLYATTGRAVSFLAPAMYFVSLQVGEALTGLEKGYDYWGILGIVLILFLGLLILIPVKPERAHLNH; from the coding sequence ATCAACGCTAATGAAGCGAAAAAGCCCGCGGGAAAGTCCAAGATTTTCACCTGGCCCGTGGTGGCCTGGTCCCTATGGGATTTCGGTTCGGCCGCTTTCAACGCGGTGGTGACCACCTTCGTGTTCTCCACCTACCTAACGAGCGACCAAATGTTTACCGACTCGGACACCGCCCAAAAGCTACTTTCGCAGGGCTTGACCATCGCCGGTATCGTGATCGCCTTGTTGGCCCCCATCACCGGGCAGCGAGCCGACCGTCGCGGCAAAGGCACCTTCCTACTGGGGCTTAACACCTTCGCCGTGGTTGGCTGCATGGTGGCCATGTTCTGGGTGCACCCCGATTCCGCCCTCGGCCCCCTCGGAGCCCTGTGGCTCGGCATCATCCTGATGGGTCTGGGTAACATCTTCTTCGAGTTCGCCTCCGTTAACTACAATGCCATGCTCGGGCGCATTTCCAAGCCTGAAAATATGGGCACCATTTCGGGTATCGGCTGGGGCTCAGGCTACTTCGGGGGAATTTTGCTCCTTGGTCTATTGCTCGTCGGCTTCTTGGGGGACGGGGCCCACTGGTTCGGCGTCCCTAACGACAACCACCTGCCGATTCGCGCCTCCATTCTTTTCTCGGCCCTTTGGTTCGGGGCTTGTGCCCTGCCGGTCCTCTTCACCATCCGAGGACGCAAATACGAGTCCAGCGAAGCGGGAGCCGATGACGGTCACGAAACCATCATTGATTCCTACCGCTTCCTTGGGCGCACCATCAAATCTCTTTTCAAAGAAGCGCCACAAACTTTGCTTTTCCTGGCGGCCTCGGCTATCTTCCGTGACGGTCTAGCCGGCGTCTTCATGTACGGCGCCATCATCGGTCGTTCCGTCTTCGGTTTCGATCAAGGACAGATCATGATCTTCGCGATCCTTGCCAATGTGGTCGCCGGTATTGCCACTTGGGCATTCGGGTGGATTGAAGATCGGATCGGCCCCAAGAAGGTCATCATTATTTCACTCGTCTCGATGATTACCTGCGGTTTCATCGTCTTCTTCGCCCACAATGGTGGTCAAATCATCTTCTGGACCGTGGGGCTAGTCCTGACGGCCTTCGTCGGCCCCGCCCAGTCCGCTTCCCGAGCCTTCCTCGGCCGTATGATCCCCGAAGGGCGAGAAGGTGAAGTCTTCGGACTTTACGCTACTACCGGACGAGCTGTGTCCTTCCTAGCACCAGCCATGTATTTCGTGTCACTTCAAGTGGGTGAGGCTTTAACTGGGCTCGAAAAGGGATATGATTACTGGGGTATTCTTGGTATCGTTTTGATTTTGTTCCTGGGTCTGTTGATTTTGATTCCAGTGAAACCAGAACGAGCACATCTAAACCATTAA
- the ispD gene encoding 2-C-methyl-D-erythritol 4-phosphate cytidylyltransferase, with protein MTKSDDCPSWQLVLTAAGSGTRLGAGIPKALVEIAGKPLLTWAFERVAGAPGLEKIVVTAPETDLPAFQACLPDNYPHPCTFVAGGDTRAASVQAGLKALKAQLAADHAATSNDHANFDSRVLVHDAARTWCPPEVFATVASSLTDQVRAVIPALPVVDTIKTIRIAEDGEWVETTPARDLLRAVQTPQGFWLNQVLALGQSPEATSASVTDEASLYEAHGIGVKLVAGSPSALKITNPEDLEWLSREIAGNPNK; from the coding sequence ATGACGAAGAGTGACGATTGCCCCTCGTGGCAACTAGTACTCACCGCCGCCGGCAGTGGCACTCGCCTTGGTGCTGGCATCCCCAAAGCCCTCGTTGAAATCGCAGGAAAACCTCTACTTACCTGGGCCTTCGAACGGGTCGCCGGAGCCCCCGGCCTCGAAAAAATTGTGGTCACCGCCCCCGAAACAGACCTGCCAGCCTTTCAAGCCTGCCTCCCCGACAACTACCCACATCCATGCACCTTCGTTGCTGGGGGAGACACTCGCGCCGCCTCCGTCCAAGCTGGCCTCAAAGCGCTAAAAGCGCAATTGGCTGCGGACCATGCCGCCACTTCCAACGACCATGCCAACTTTGACAGTCGCGTCCTAGTGCACGATGCAGCCCGCACCTGGTGCCCGCCCGAAGTATTCGCCACCGTCGCCTCGAGCCTCACTGACCAGGTGCGCGCAGTCATCCCCGCCCTACCAGTTGTTGACACCATCAAAACCATTCGCATTGCCGAGGACGGAGAGTGGGTAGAAACAACGCCGGCACGCGACCTGCTACGGGCAGTGCAAACCCCGCAAGGCTTCTGGCTAAACCAAGTCCTAGCACTAGGGCAGAGCCCAGAGGCAACCAGCGCCAGCGTCACCGACGAAGCCAGTCTCTATGAAGCCCACGGGATCGGGGTCAAGCTAGTGGCCGGTTCTCCCTCGGCCCTGAAAATTACCAACCCAGAAGACTTGGAATGGCTCAGCCGCGAAATCGCAGGCAACCCCAACAAATAA
- a CDS encoding CarD family transcriptional regulator, translating to MAFEVGETVVYPHHGAATIEAIKQRVVRGKEMTYLTLRVNQGDLTIQVPADNVEMVGVRDVVDADGLKVVADVLRAENVDEPSNWSRRYKANIEKIATGDIVKVSEVVRDLTRRDRDRGLSAGEKRMLAKARHILVSELALARDIPHDQAEVRLDTVLAESLGVDISTFRELDMVEGDDEE from the coding sequence ATGGCATTTGAGGTTGGCGAGACTGTTGTTTATCCGCACCATGGTGCTGCCACTATTGAGGCAATTAAACAGCGCGTGGTTCGCGGCAAAGAAATGACTTACTTGACTTTGCGAGTTAACCAAGGTGACCTCACTATCCAAGTTCCTGCCGACAATGTCGAAATGGTTGGCGTGCGCGATGTGGTCGACGCCGACGGCCTAAAAGTTGTTGCTGATGTACTCCGCGCCGAAAATGTGGACGAACCATCGAACTGGTCGCGCCGCTACAAGGCAAACATCGAAAAGATTGCCACCGGTGACATTGTGAAAGTTTCCGAGGTCGTTCGTGACCTCACCCGTCGCGACCGTGACCGCGGCCTCTCCGCTGGCGAAAAGCGCATGCTCGCGAAAGCCCGCCACATCCTAGTTTCCGAACTTGCCCTCGCCCGCGATATTCCGCACGACCAGGCTGAAGTACGCCTCGACACCGTGTTGGCTGAAAGCCTAGGCGTGGACATTTCCACCTTCCGTGAACTAGACATGGTCGAAGGTGATGACGAAGAGTGA
- a CDS encoding response regulator transcription factor: MTTILVVDDEETFRDTLSFSLRQDGFKVFTACDGNKALEVFARQKIDLVLLDLMMPGMSGTEVCKQLRQESNVPIIMVTAKDEVVDKVVGLELGADDYLPKPYSYRELLARIRAVLRRGQSAETAEDDSIIQVGQIRMDVARHQVTSNGEEITLALREFELLEYLLRHPGRVLTRAQLLDRVWGSVYLGDSKTLDVHIKRLRNKLEADPSNPTLITTVRGLGYRLNA, from the coding sequence ATGACGACCATCCTGGTAGTTGACGACGAAGAAACATTCCGGGACACGCTCAGCTTTTCCCTACGGCAAGACGGCTTCAAAGTATTTACCGCCTGCGATGGCAATAAGGCACTCGAAGTCTTCGCCCGCCAAAAAATCGACCTCGTCTTGCTTGACCTGATGATGCCAGGCATGTCCGGCACCGAAGTTTGCAAGCAACTACGGCAAGAATCCAATGTCCCCATCATTATGGTCACCGCCAAAGATGAAGTGGTCGACAAGGTGGTCGGACTCGAACTCGGAGCCGACGACTACCTGCCCAAGCCCTACTCATACCGAGAACTCCTCGCCCGTATTCGCGCGGTACTTCGGCGTGGCCAAAGCGCCGAAACTGCCGAGGACGACAGCATCATCCAGGTAGGTCAAATCCGTATGGATGTTGCGCGGCACCAAGTCACCTCAAACGGCGAAGAAATTACCCTTGCCCTGCGAGAATTTGAACTGCTCGAATACCTGCTGCGTCACCCCGGACGCGTCCTCACCCGCGCGCAACTCCTGGACCGCGTGTGGGGCAGTGTTTACCTTGGCGACAGTAAAACCCTAGACGTGCACATTAAGCGCCTACGCAACAAGCTTGAGGCCGACCCATCCAACCCCACGCTGATCACCACCGTGCGCGGCCTCGGCTATCGCCTCAACGCCTAA
- a CDS encoding sensor histidine kinase: protein MEQTVILLVIVGLLGLLVGAVGVGAAWASEKAHQPKPKPEKPEEQTLSPEVLSMLAAVPYVSIVLDPQDRVVRADANGYAYGLVSGEELVHPELKEAVAKLRRDGKVTEQEYELHRSALAGTEHFPAMVRLAPLRRGYVLLLAEDVSGPQRLEATRRDFTANISHELKTPVGAISLLAETLASHPDNPEAVAHFSGQLLKESARLTNLISDIIDLSRLQAPGVLEAPKVVNIDQVIGQAVEASALTGKANGIEIVVGQPSNAMVLGDFDLLTTAVRNLLDNAIRYSEPNTKVSVAATLEDDLVRINVVDQGIGIAPEEQERIFERFYRVDPGRSRAKGGTGLGLSIVKHVAAKHGGTVSVWSRLGRGASFTLVLPAAPQTLTGEAGTVTEAGDQHPAVEDEAASALGQHETDE from the coding sequence GTGGAACAAACCGTGATTTTGCTTGTTATCGTCGGCCTGCTCGGCCTGCTGGTCGGAGCTGTCGGCGTGGGAGCTGCGTGGGCTTCAGAAAAAGCACACCAGCCCAAACCAAAACCTGAAAAACCAGAAGAACAAACCCTCTCGCCCGAGGTATTGTCAATGCTGGCCGCGGTTCCCTACGTTTCCATCGTGCTCGACCCACAAGATCGAGTAGTTCGTGCCGACGCCAACGGTTACGCCTACGGACTTGTCTCCGGGGAAGAACTCGTACACCCCGAATTAAAAGAAGCAGTCGCGAAACTGCGCCGAGACGGCAAAGTTACCGAACAAGAATACGAACTACACCGTTCCGCCCTAGCAGGCACCGAACATTTCCCCGCCATGGTCCGCCTCGCACCCCTGCGCCGCGGCTACGTTTTATTGCTGGCCGAGGACGTTTCGGGCCCGCAAAGACTAGAAGCAACCCGTCGAGACTTCACCGCCAATATCTCGCATGAACTAAAAACTCCCGTCGGAGCCATCTCCCTGCTGGCTGAAACCCTAGCCTCCCACCCGGACAATCCCGAAGCTGTTGCCCACTTCTCGGGCCAACTGCTCAAAGAATCCGCGCGACTAACCAACCTCATCTCCGACATTATTGACCTTTCCCGCCTGCAAGCCCCAGGGGTGCTAGAAGCCCCCAAGGTAGTAAATATTGACCAAGTAATCGGGCAGGCAGTAGAAGCCTCCGCCCTGACTGGCAAAGCCAATGGGATTGAAATCGTGGTGGGCCAACCCTCCAACGCGATGGTTCTCGGCGACTTTGATCTACTTACCACAGCAGTGCGCAACCTACTAGATAACGCCATCCGCTACTCCGAACCAAATACCAAAGTTTCGGTTGCCGCCACCCTCGAAGACGACCTCGTACGAATCAACGTGGTAGATCAGGGCATCGGCATCGCCCCCGAAGAACAAGAACGAATCTTCGAACGCTTCTACCGGGTCGACCCCGGGCGCTCCCGCGCGAAAGGCGGCACTGGCCTCGGCCTTTCCATCGTCAAACACGTGGCCGCGAAACACGGCGGCACCGTCAGCGTCTGGTCTCGACTAGGCCGCGGCGCCTCATTTACACTAGTGTTACCTGCAGCACCCCAAACGCTTACCGGGGAAGCAGGAACGGTTACCGAAGCCGGTGACCAGCACCCAGCCGTCGAGGACGAAGCCGCCTCCGCCCTCGGCCAGCACGAAACTGACGAGTAA